The following nucleotide sequence is from Mangifera indica cultivar Alphonso chromosome 1, CATAS_Mindica_2.1, whole genome shotgun sequence.
ATAATTGAATTGAACACCACATTTCCAGGAGGTGGACCATCAGAAATCATCTTAGAAAGCAATATTTTAGCCCCATCAACATCTTTCATCCTACATAAACTGCGAATAACAGATGAAAATGGCTTGATCCCATACTTCCGAGCCTCACCTGAGAAATCATCCAGTATCCTCAAAGCTAAATTCACTGTTTCGTCTTTCTTACAAAGGGAACTGATCAAGGAATagacagaagaagaagactGAGGTGGGCATTTGTTTTTCTCCTTAGCCAACATATAAACCAAATGTGCCTCCTTTGCCTTACTTCCTTTACAAAGCCAAGAAATTATCTTTCCAACTTTCTCAGTATCAGGCAACCTTCCTGTATCTATCATTTTCTCACAAACAGACCAAGCCCAATCAAAAAATGAGCGCTTACAGAGAGCTTCCATAGTTAAATAATATGTCTCTTCATTTGCATCACATCCAAAATCCCCAAACTTGTTAAACACTTCAAAAGCTGCTTTTCCTTTTCCCAACTTGGATAACAaagctatcaattcattgagacTCTCCACATTCAGCAAACCATTCTTCTTCTGGCCAATCTCCTTAACCAAATCCCACAAAGCATATGCAATTTCTTTCCTCACACTGCCACAGACAGCTCTTACAAGCGCATCAACAACACCCGTTGTAACCTTAAAATCCGGCTGCTTCATAACCCACTTAAAAAACCCAATTAAATTCTCACACAAAACTTCTGGGGTTTCAAGTACTTTAACCACAAACTCTTCatgtaaattcaaatcaaaactcTCAAGAATGGACTCCACCGAATCATCAACATTACTCTTTAATAGTGACAATACCTTCTCTAATTTTTCCATGTCAGTCTCATATACCTCCGGCTCCCCTTCGCCTTCCTCGGCCGAAAAATTATCCAACTGGGCACTATCATTTTCACTAAAAAGCATCGAATTATCAATCTGGGTATCATCATTTTCCACTATATCACTATTTTCAACAGGAGGATCCATTTGAGAGTATTCGTTTTGAGTAAAACTAGGTGAGGAAAGGTCAGTCTCATCACTAGGGTCAGTTACAGGTAATTGTGAAAAAGCCCTAGGGATTTGATAAAGAGAAAGTTTTGAAGAAGAACGAGGAAAAAATATAGTAGATTGCACCTTGTTGGCAGCATGGAAGTTTCGTGCTACCCGGGTTGCTCTTGCTGCTATTGATCTCCACATCTCTAAATCTTCCTAAACCCTACAAGGACAGGGGCTGTGcaatgaaaataagaaaaaagaagacAATAAGAAAGAGGAAACTTAATATCTGTAGCAGGTAAATAAGAACCCAGTTTAGGCTCGGTAAACACCCTGATAGAGGGTCCATTTGGGCCCAAACAATCAATGGTTAATCAAAGTTAGGGTGATTTTATTCGGCCCAAGTTGATCAActaaataaactatattttaaatattcattattattaagaaaattatatatacttattttaagtatataaataagtatatatttatatatatcatcatataattaaatattttaaattaaaaataaaataatacttaatcacatgatgacatatataaatatatactcaaaattaatatgcataatattGCTCCATTATTATATAGAACAAATGTTACCAAAAAATTTAATCCACCCTTACATACTAGTATACTACTGAATTAAAAACCTCTTTGCTAGTTAAAGTTTTCGGAAGCATATTTATCAATATGTTATGATAATATctaagaaatttcaaaattttaagagatgtttaaaatattttctaaaatgatgatatgatatttagaatgttttattgattatttcttttgaaaagttatattatatgatacgatgtaatataatatgtaatatatgatacaaaaaattatattttttatacacaataaGATATACAATTCGACTATCATGAAAGATAGTAAAACACTCATAATACATGCCTAGGAGGGATTTCTTATATTTGGAATtacctaataataaaaaaaggttatgaaaaatatcaatattcttatgtaaatattaaaaaaaccaatGATAAGAaggtatttaataattttcaaaaatctcaattcatttttattaatattattttatttatgaaaattttataatgcattttgtttttatacCCTGTAAACTGTACTTgatcaaaatattcataaaaattttaatttaatttctaaaattgatTGCTATAATTTGATAACACTATATCCATATAACAGAAAGAACATTAGCATGAGAATGCACAACGGAAGAGCACAGGAAAGATTGCGCTTTTAACCTCTCGGTTTTGAGTTCTTTACAGACTTAACCATATGAAATTGCAATTTACTCCTACATACTCTAATAATCTTCAATTTGAACACAACAAATCAACGGATTTTAGCACCAATGGAATGTATATTTAACATGCAAAACATTAACAAGAATGTATATAAAAGTATTTGCTGTGCATGAAAAACTTTCTCTCCATAAATTTGTAAACACTTCCTTTCACTGATATTTTACATGTGCAACTGCAATTACCAGGAGCTGGAATCTGAAGTACAAcataaatggtaaaaaaaattttgcccTTAATGACACCAAGCCCTGTGTATTAACCCTCAGCTTTActggtaaaaaaattataacccaAAAAACTGCAAACTGTGTACAGGGTCTTAATGCATAACCAGGCTTGAGTTGCACTCAAGGAACCTCTTAAAAGATGAGTGCAAATCATCCATAACGAAAAATCAATGAATTAATAATGTAATCATAGGCTTGGGTTTTCCGTAACAAATCAGTCAACTGAAGACATTATTTCATACTTAGATAGCCTTAATGCAACCTAAATTGGTTAATTCAAAACTCGAGTGCCACTTGGTGAACAATGCTTATTACCTTCAAGTCATTCACTCAACTTGCAGACGTTGATGAACTTCTGAACTGCATTGTGATACTGGGTTCCCTGTAATAATACGAAGGATTACATGCTGACCATTTGAGATAATGGcaataaaatgttttttctaaCATTGCACAGGTTAAACAATATAAGCTCTAACCAATTTGAAATGAGTTGAGATAAAATTGCCTAATGAGAGAATGTACTGCAATTCATCCAAAGAGTACAAATTTGGCATAATATAGACATCAGATGAAGACTCAACAATCCAATATGCAATAAGATATCTAAATGGTTTTCTGCctgaaaaaggtaaaaatgaTAACAGAAAGAGATTCTTAGTGAAAGTGGGTCATAGCGATGGCACAAAGAGTGATAGCTGAGGTTGAATCCTTTTGCAATACTAAGATGCAGCCATTAAAATCTACAAAATGACAAAGACAAGGGAATTTTCTCGTTTACTCAACATATCATAATGCTGTCATCTTAGGAAAAATAAAAGCACAATTGATGGTTTTCTCCTCCTAAAGCCACCTACTTCAGATATTATGTGTCACAAGTTTCTAAATAACAAGGTTGTAAGGTCCCTCCCCAGTCTGGTTTGGACCTCAGTGACCACATCAGAGAAGTCATcagaatttttaatataaaaaagaaacactACATTGATATGCCAGcctgtaaaaaataaataaataatggttCTCCACTGTGCATTCATACAAACATTAAATTTGGAAGACCTATATCTTATAAGATGAAAAACAGCAGCCGGGAATTTACCTCGCCCACCAAACACACCACCCAATTTTGTATAGACACACAATGATCAATGAAGTAACTATTTTGAGCTAttaggtctttttttttttaatgggacCATTATTTCTTCCCACATAGCACTTGTCAGCATGTTGTCACCTAGCTCTATCTGATAAAAGAAAATCTTACAAAAAATTGAACACTCAAATCAGTTTCTTTTATGCTACTATCTGGTGTTTGACTGTTTTAAGTTTGACATAAAGGGGAGACAAAATCATCTGCCAAGAAATATAAAAGAGACCCTGACATCTATGCAAAGTTAGAAGGTACCTCCCAGTAAAGTTGGTGGCAATCTATGCATTGCCAGAACTCTAAATTCTTGTCAAACAAGCAGTCAGGTATTCTCTGAAAACCCTTTGCAGCCTCAACAGCCTCTTCCATTGATAACGGTTTTTGAATAAACCTTCCATTGCATTTAGTACACCTTGACATCAGCTGATCCTCACTAATTTTCAACTGGAATGTTTCAATAACCTGCAAAAGTTGTTCAATTTTAgccttcatttttttaacttgacaGTGCAGGAGGCATTTATATTGCAAAACAATAGAACAATGACTTCCAAGCAATTTGATTTACTAAAAAAGAAAGTTTGTGCAAGGAATAGAACCATAGATGCAAAATATTGGACAAAATCTCTGCTTGATGACCCagtcagttaaaaaaaaaaaatttctgagAAAAGAATGAACAATGGGGCATCCATATCCCTTCACAATTATTGAAAACTGACAAATAACTAAATAGAGaccattttcaaattaaacaaaggaTATACTTTTCTCTCAGCCACCTCCCAGGACAAACACACACATATGCTGATATATGAATATGTAAATCAACGATGTGAGTGATATTTGATCCAAGACCTATTGTACTCTTGAAAGTGATTTTAATAATCTCAACTATAGCTAGTACCCGGAATTACATTAAACTAAATATCAAAAAGATCTACAAAATGACAGTTCAAAGTTGGACTCTACATACAGAACAAGTGCAAAATATTTTCCATCAACTGCCTGTTCTCTTCGTAAACtgattcaatatttattatCCTATTTAAGTTCATCTtcgaaaaaagaaaagttttgagTCTATGATAACATAATCTGTTACTGTGgaaattttctttgattttgaataaggTACTGGAATTACTCTTCTCATCACCCTTTCCTTTTTAGATGAGCTAGAATATGAAAGCAGTATTTGAGCTCAAGTATGGAATATTCCTAGACTTCATCAAgactaattataaaaattgaaaaaaaaagaaaagaaaagaaatgatatGATCCAGTCCCATGACGAAGAAGACTGCTTGATATGTCAATCCAAACGGCTAGAAAATCTTAggaatatataaacaatgaaatatcaaatcatataattaaatattccaagatattagaatttttttacaatctcctaacacaaaataatatcagGAATACCTGACCAATAAAACTTCTATATGGTGCACTCTCCAAAGCTGGAGTTGCTAACTGCTAAGTTTCTAAAGACCAGGTAACAACAGATGCAAAGCATCATCATCACCATtccaaatatttaaatgtaaCAAATACTCATACAGGGAAAGCATATAAATGAAGTATTAGTTCACAACATCTTATTTGAGCAACAATGAGACTGATTTTTGTTTTAGGTATATGCCTCAGGTTTCTAATCAACATGAACAACTTCTTTAGTTTATAGCCggcatataatatattttcaactCAAAATCCAGCTCAGGATTCAAGCCCACTATAATATTTCCAGAATTGCTTCTTTCAGAAAATAACGGTTGGTTAACCGTgttctaatgaaaaattttgttttaacagAGATATACGAAATGAATTCTCtttcttattaaaatatgaCACCTCAAGTAGCtgttcatttttcaaaaggCTCTTCACCCGATATATTTGATTCTTTATCAGATATTGATGCTTCAACAGCTTGGCATCTCGCGTCAAAAGTACTCTCTTTTCTTTGTATGCTTGATCTATCAACTCCCTAAACAACAAATTGGTCAAGAATcacaataaatgattttcacaGCAACACATAATTGaacataatcatataaacagTGTGCAGTGCACAGGCCCAAATATCCATTGAAGTGAAGATAGAGCAATACCTAGATTCTGGCTTTTTAGAATTTGGTATTGCAGCATCTATCCCCACGCAGCGTAAATGTTTAGCCAATCCTTCAACCTGATTAATGTTCTATTAGCCTCACACTTGAAGTTTgaaacaaaatacataaatttacaTATCCCTTCAGTACAAACTCTCGATGGTTATTCCAGAATAATCTGGGCTGAAAGAGAATAATTATAAAGGAACATTACAAGTACGAGTGTTGGACAAgaaattttctttccttactaTTTTCTACACTTCTTTTCTGGGTTTCCATGGTGATGGTGGAGGTGGGTGGGGGGTTCTAAGGATTTAGAAAGGtgtaaaacataattaaatgtatgagataatACAAACAAGGGACAATGTATTTACCATCACATCACATAGAAATTTAGGGCACCCATTTCCTCCCAAAGACAAATCCCATGGTGGGGGACCTTGCCAATCACCAATATTGTCCAACTGTTTTCCTTTCAATATCACACCCGCAGACGACTGtcttttgcctttctttttggACATTTTTGGTGCTCTATCTGATTCTCTCAACAGAAGTTTTTCACCATACTTCCTTACCATCTTCGAGAAGGATTCATCCAAAGGCATCCTAGTTCTATGTGaaattctgcaattcacaccgtCAGCTGCATGCTGAGAATATTGAAAAGAAGCAGTGGCTCGAACCATGTCCAGAGCATCACAAACTCTTGTTGTGATGATTTTATTCCCAACTTCAGGATTCTCAAGGATTTCTTTCAACCCGCGATCCAAATCAAAAGAATGTAGTTCAGCAATGTTGCTAAAAGAATTCCCTGTTAATAAAACCTTACAACATGTTTAAACCCACCTAATATGTAATTTTAGGTTCAAAGGCATCaaatattcaagaaaatcaatggATTTAGAACAGCATGCACTCCAGTGGGGGAGACACAGACTGACATATTATGTGCttcataaacataaaaaatttgactctGAAAAAGCACATAAATCTGGAAGCcattatgtatctaaaataggaATTTGGCTCATAGGATGAAAAGATGGTCATCATATTATAAGGACATTAACATGATATGAAGatgcaaaaataattattcagtAGCTGGTATAATCAGAAATCAGATGCACCACCCAAAAATTAGCACCTAAACCACATTTAAAATCAGCCAAATTCTCATCATCAAAAGAAGGATGCTGACTGGGGTGAATGCCAATCAAAATTCCAAAGTATACAGTTACCATAATTTAAACACATTTCTCAGAACTTATCCTGAAATCCTGCAACAGGTCtgatatttttttgtaataacaGATGTTTTAAAATGCTTCTCACCTATGATAAGCCAAATTGAACTACTTCAGATTACAGAAAAGTTTTACTCTACATAAGTTATGTGGAGATGATGCATCTGTCAAAAGTGAAAAACTTAGAATCATTTTCCAGCAACAAAATTATAAGAACCACCAGCAGGAGCTCTCTAACTTG
It contains:
- the LOC123223858 gene encoding uncharacterized protein LOC123223858 isoform X2, coding for MDSNYQKPLRIYLVSSPDSPEFSHLSRALTRSNLIAFDAEWKPIRSHQHNFPIVSLLQLACQFDRRLCSDSDELNESAAFLLDLSSIPLSSIWKLLKEVFVSPDVLKLGFKFKQDLIYLSSTFCLQGCEPGFDRVEPYLDIASIYNYLQHKQHGRKLPKETKSLATICKEVLGISLSKELQCSDWSRRPLTEEQKAYAATDAHCLLEIFNSFQDKVSQEGNSFSNIAELHSFDLDRGLKEILENPEVGNKIITTRVCDALDMVRATASFQYSQHAADGVNCRISHRTRMPLDESFSKMVRKYGEKLLLRESDRAPKMSKKKGKRQSSAGVILKGKQLDNIGDWQGPPPWDLSLGGNGCPKFLCDVMVEGLAKHLRCVGIDAAIPNSKKPESRELIDQAYKEKRVLLTRDAKLLKHQYLIKNQIYRVIETFQLKISEDQLMSRCTKCNGRFIQKPLSMEEAVEAAKGFQRIPDCLFDKNLEFWQCIDCHQLYWEGTQYHNAVQKFINVCKLSE
- the LOC123223858 gene encoding uncharacterized protein LOC123223858 isoform X1; this encodes MDSNYQKPLRIYLVSSPDSPEFSHLSRALTRSNLIAFDAEWKPIRSHQHNFPIVSLLQLACQFDRRLCSDSDELNESAAFLLDLSSIPLSSIWKLLKEVFVSPDVLKLGFKFKQDLIYLSSTFCLQGCEPGFDRVEPYLDIASIYNYLQHKQHGRKLPKETKSLATICKEVLGISLSKELQCSDWSRRPLTEEQKAYAATDAHCLLEIFNSFQDKVSQEGNSFSNIAELHSFDLDRGLKEILENPEVGNKIITTRVCDALDMVRATASFQYSQHAADGVNCRISHRTRMPLDESFSKMVRKYGEKLLLRESDRAPKMSKKKGKRQSSAGVILKGKQLDNIGDWQGPPPWDLSLGGNGCPKFLCDVMVEGLAKHLRCVGIDAAIPNSKKPESRELIDQAYKEKRVLLTRDAKLLKHQYLIKNQIYRVKSLLKNEQLLEVIETFQLKISEDQLMSRCTKCNGRFIQKPLSMEEAVEAAKGFQRIPDCLFDKNLEFWQCIDCHQLYWEGTQYHNAVQKFINVCKLSE
- the LOC123193117 gene encoding pentatricopeptide repeat-containing protein At3g02650, mitochondrial; the protein is MWRSIAARATRVARNFHAANKVQSTIFFPRSSSKLSLYQIPRAFSQLPVTDPSDETDLSSPSFTQNEYSQMDPPVENSDIVENDDTQIDNSMLFSENDSAQLDNFSAEEGEGEPEVYETDMEKLEKVLSLLKSNVDDSVESILESFDLNLHEEFVVKVLETPEVLCENLIGFFKWVMKQPDFKVTTGVVDALVRAVCGSVRKEIAYALWDLVKEIGQKKNGLLNVESLNELIALLSKLGKGKAAFEVFNKFGDFGCDANEETYYLTMEALCKRSFFDWAWSVCEKMIDTGRLPDTEKVGKIISWLCKGSKAKEAHLVYMLAKEKNKCPPQSSSSVYSLISSLCKKDETVNLALRILDDFSGEARKYGIKPFSSVIRSLCRMKDVDGAKILLSKMISDGPPPGNVVFNSIINGYSKAGDMKQAMEMMKMMESRGLKPDVFTYTVIMSGYANGGQMKEACEILSEAKMKHSRLSPVTYHTLIRGYCKLEEFDNALKLLNEMKDAGVQPNVDEYNKLIQSLCLKAVDWKRAEKLLEEMKAKGLHLNGITRALIRAVKELEEEVDDGVARIEA